A genomic region of Aeropyrum pernix K1 contains the following coding sequences:
- a CDS encoding ABC transporter ATP-binding protein, producing the protein MSRVQAEAAQSPGALGGEVLRVEDLRVWFPLRRSITELITMKPQRFVKAVDGVSFSIARGEVFCLVGESGCGKTTTGKAILRLVKATGGRVFFKPKKEVLEELERRGVKSLGDGFVDLLAVPRRKFKPLRRELQIVYQDPYGSLNPRFTIKRILEDPLLIHSIGNAREREEMVARMLEAVKLTPASDFMDRYPHQLSGGQRQRVAIARAFILNPSLVVADEPVSMLDVSIRAEILELLLGFREKLGTSLLFITHDLAVARYICDRIAVMYLGKIVETGDARRIIERPIHPYTKALVAAIPEPDPSNRKKLREVPIKGEIPSAAAIPPGCRFHPRCVEYEQDMDRLREMCPVKEPPLKRPTEGEEDRRVSCWRYIPWS; encoded by the coding sequence GTGTCTAGGGTGCAGGCAGAGGCGGCCCAGAGCCCCGGGGCTCTGGGTGGCGAGGTCCTGAGGGTTGAGGACCTCAGGGTGTGGTTCCCCCTGAGGAGGAGCATCACCGAGCTCATAACGATGAAGCCCCAGAGGTTCGTGAAGGCCGTTGACGGCGTGTCCTTCAGCATAGCCAGGGGCGAGGTGTTCTGCCTCGTCGGAGAGAGCGGGTGCGGTAAGACGACGACGGGGAAGGCCATACTCAGGCTGGTGAAGGCTACTGGGGGGAGGGTCTTCTTCAAGCCGAAGAAGGAGGTCCTCGAGGAGCTTGAGAGGAGGGGTGTCAAGAGCCTGGGAGACGGCTTCGTGGACCTGCTGGCAGTGCCGAGGAGGAAGTTCAAGCCCCTGAGGAGGGAGCTGCAGATAGTGTACCAGGACCCCTACGGGAGCCTCAACCCCAGGTTCACCATAAAGAGGATACTCGAGGACCCCCTGCTGATCCACAGCATAGGCAACGCCAGGGAGAGGGAGGAGATGGTTGCAAGGATGCTCGAGGCGGTCAAGCTCACCCCAGCCAGCGACTTCATGGACCGTTATCCCCACCAGCTCAGCGGGGGGCAGAGGCAGAGGGTAGCCATAGCCAGGGCTTTCATACTGAACCCCAGCCTCGTTGTAGCAGACGAGCCAGTCTCGATGCTCGACGTCTCGATACGCGCCGAGATACTCGAGCTGCTGCTCGGCTTCAGAGAGAAGCTGGGTACTAGCCTCCTGTTCATAACCCACGACCTGGCGGTGGCAAGGTACATATGCGACAGGATAGCGGTAATGTACCTGGGCAAGATCGTTGAGACGGGCGATGCAAGGAGGATAATAGAGAGGCCCATACACCCCTACACAAAAGCCCTAGTCGCAGCCATACCCGAGCCAGACCCCTCCAACAGGAAGAAGCTCAGGGAAGTCCCCATAAAGGGCGAGATCCCCAGCGCAGCGGCCATACCCCCGGGCTGCAGGTTCCACCCCCGCTGCGTAGAGTACGAGCAGGACATGGACAGGCTCCGGGAGATGTGCCCGGTCAAAGAGCCCCCGCTAAAGAGGCCCACTGAGGGGGAGGAAGACAGAAGAGTGTCCTGCTGGAGATACATACCATGGAGCTGA
- a CDS encoding ABC transporter ATP-binding protein, whose protein sequence is MAQELLVVEDLKTYFYTLRGIVKAVDGVSFTLRRGEVLGIAGESGSGKSTLAWSILGLVPPPGRIVGGRIMIDGMDVTSMSEAELRRKVRWKKVSMVFQGAMNVLTPVYTVGRQIEEVLQIHRGVGRHEARQRVYELLESVGLHRSIADRYPHELSGGQKQRVVIAMALALEPDIVIADEPTTALDVVVQAQILNLLKKLAWEKNLSIILITHDLSVIAELAETVMIMYGGKIAEYGPSDAVFTKPQHPYTQALLKAIPKLRGPIDRLAYIPGSPPDLRNPPPGCRFHPRCPKAFDRCSREEPPLFRVGDGHLSACWLNEGGGE, encoded by the coding sequence GTGGCTCAGGAGCTCCTAGTGGTTGAGGACCTCAAAACATACTTCTACACCCTCAGGGGTATAGTGAAGGCTGTTGACGGCGTGTCCTTCACCCTGAGGAGGGGCGAAGTCCTGGGTATAGCGGGGGAGAGCGGCAGCGGGAAGAGCACCCTAGCATGGAGCATACTAGGCCTTGTCCCCCCTCCAGGGAGGATAGTCGGCGGGAGGATAATGATAGACGGGATGGATGTAACCTCGATGAGCGAGGCAGAGCTTAGGAGGAAGGTGAGGTGGAAGAAGGTCAGCATGGTGTTCCAGGGGGCTATGAACGTCCTCACCCCTGTATACACCGTCGGTAGGCAGATCGAGGAGGTGCTGCAGATACACAGGGGTGTCGGGAGGCACGAGGCGAGGCAGAGGGTTTACGAGCTGCTTGAGAGCGTGGGCCTCCACAGGAGCATAGCCGACCGCTACCCCCACGAGCTTAGCGGGGGGCAGAAGCAGAGGGTGGTGATAGCCATGGCCCTGGCTCTGGAGCCGGATATAGTGATAGCCGACGAGCCCACCACAGCCCTGGACGTGGTGGTACAGGCCCAGATACTCAACCTGCTCAAGAAGCTGGCGTGGGAGAAGAACCTATCGATAATACTGATAACCCACGACCTCTCAGTTATAGCCGAGCTGGCCGAGACAGTGATGATAATGTATGGAGGCAAGATAGCGGAGTACGGGCCCAGCGACGCTGTCTTCACAAAACCCCAGCACCCATACACCCAGGCACTCCTCAAAGCCATACCAAAGCTCAGGGGCCCCATAGACAGGCTAGCCTACATACCAGGCTCCCCACCGGACCTCCGCAACCCGCCGCCCGGCTGCAGGTTCCACCCCCGCTGCCCGAAAGCCTTCGACAGGTGCTCCCGGGAGGAGCCCCCCCTCTTCCGGGTGGGCGATGGCCACCTCAGCGCGTGCTGGCTTAACGAGGGCGGAGGTGAGTAG
- a CDS encoding ABC transporter permease has product MSLTAESVKGFFREYLRYPIGIVGLILFVILLFMAVSFEIYGDQEAIRNWFTNTQYFEDYPKTVPPCWFEELRGRNPTPTLVLKADDPETSQLLAEKLRASVVRGDEGYVRLIINMEFDVTGNKPPVDVYSTLFMAYNVTEGFMYVEKIYLERPDGSEFVFVEKKEGPQLPVVGGLPAQLQQPGVRIDSVFPGMPLKKLKGSSVSFSLKSMATSQSLLQRFVIPSLQEQGVDVSQVGFGNIATNLYKAIFSTDPVNSLVTGSFDVLNGTYRLNIIFLAQEAEIDVQPEKLVVKGSCYGLLGTDDQGRDLFQGLLYGTRWALIVGLLTSAITVVFGSLYGIVSGYLGGIADEVMLRFAQIIYSLPALPLLILFAAIIGGNIWVIIFLIVAFSWPGIAFVTRSMAFQIKSEPYVEAAIASGAGTVRIVLLYLAPQVLPYMFASMALSVPGAVIAEASLSFLNLGDPDLVTWGKILFEAQDAGAALNGYWWWVIPPGLAIAVVGMTFVFIGNALDAILNPKLKR; this is encoded by the coding sequence GTGAGCCTTACGGCGGAGAGTGTGAAGGGCTTCTTCCGCGAATACCTTAGGTATCCCATAGGGATAGTAGGCCTCATACTCTTCGTTATACTCCTCTTCATGGCCGTGTCCTTCGAGATCTACGGAGACCAGGAGGCTATAAGGAACTGGTTCACTAACACTCAGTACTTCGAGGACTATCCGAAGACTGTGCCCCCCTGCTGGTTTGAGGAGCTAAGGGGGAGGAACCCCACGCCAACGCTAGTTCTAAAGGCCGACGACCCGGAGACCAGTCAGTTGCTTGCGGAGAAGCTTAGGGCTTCTGTGGTGAGGGGCGACGAGGGTTACGTCAGGCTTATTATAAACATGGAGTTTGACGTCACCGGGAACAAGCCGCCAGTAGACGTGTACTCAACCCTCTTCATGGCCTATAACGTGACCGAGGGGTTCATGTACGTAGAGAAGATATACCTTGAGAGGCCAGACGGCTCCGAGTTCGTCTTCGTCGAGAAGAAGGAGGGGCCCCAGCTCCCCGTGGTCGGGGGGCTCCCGGCGCAGCTACAGCAGCCTGGAGTGAGGATAGACAGCGTCTTCCCCGGGATGCCGCTTAAAAAGCTGAAGGGCTCTTCCGTCAGCTTCAGCCTCAAGAGCATGGCCACAAGCCAGTCCCTCCTCCAGAGGTTCGTCATACCGAGCCTCCAAGAGCAGGGCGTCGATGTTTCTCAGGTGGGCTTCGGCAACATAGCGACAAACCTGTATAAGGCCATATTCTCTACCGACCCGGTTAACTCGCTGGTCACCGGGAGCTTCGACGTGCTCAACGGTACCTACAGACTCAACATAATATTCCTGGCCCAGGAGGCCGAGATAGATGTGCAGCCGGAGAAGCTAGTCGTGAAGGGATCCTGCTACGGCCTACTGGGAACTGACGACCAGGGGCGCGACCTCTTCCAGGGCCTCCTCTACGGCACTAGGTGGGCCCTCATAGTCGGGCTTCTGACAAGCGCGATAACAGTGGTGTTCGGCAGCCTCTACGGCATAGTCTCCGGCTACCTAGGGGGAATAGCTGATGAGGTTATGCTAAGGTTCGCGCAGATAATCTACAGCCTCCCGGCGCTCCCCCTGCTGATACTGTTCGCGGCTATAATAGGCGGCAACATATGGGTTATAATATTCCTCATAGTAGCCTTCAGCTGGCCCGGCATAGCGTTCGTCACTAGGAGCATGGCGTTCCAGATAAAGAGCGAGCCCTACGTGGAGGCCGCTATCGCCAGCGGTGCAGGTACCGTGAGGATCGTGCTACTATACCTAGCGCCCCAGGTTCTCCCCTACATGTTCGCCAGCATGGCTCTCAGCGTGCCGGGGGCGGTTATAGCTGAGGCGAGCCTCAGCTTCCTCAACCTGGGCGACCCCGACCTGGTCACCTGGGGCAAGATACTGTTCGAGGCGCAGGACGCGGGGGCCGCCCTAAACGGGTACTGGTGGTGGGTCATACCCCCCGGGCTGGCCATAGCGGTCGTCGGCATGACCTTCGTGTTCATAGGGAACGCTCTGGACGCGATCCTGAACCCCAAGCTGAAGAGGTGA
- a CDS encoding ABC transporter permease: MSVLRFAGAKILNAAITLLVALLLISGIFAVYTVTELRGRLAEEYVLALRQLEVQYRNNPELLEEKSRQLYENLMERYGLTGNFVQDVATWTVKLIKSNITFDFGVTQYSYIGGTNVIGDILLLAMKNTAILFLTATLITFAIGIILGFQMARKPGSIFDRGLSVFGMISWSFPTWWVAIIMILIFSFYLRLFPAQAQYVYFELSKLPPDLPLFEKIVEQAKIWLKYMTMPVMTIVLVSFGGASYLIRNIVLGILQEDFVTAARARGLPERRVIYGHVLRTSSPPIVTYLALSIVGAFGGAIITEAVFGWPGMGLVYWIAIQQSDAKVLVASTWVLTVFFILTILILDFIYSLLDPRVRTGAT; encoded by the coding sequence ATGTCCGTTCTCCGTTTCGCTGGCGCGAAGATATTGAACGCAGCTATTACGTTGCTGGTCGCCCTCCTACTTATATCTGGAATATTCGCTGTGTATACGGTCACGGAGCTTCGGGGCAGGCTTGCTGAGGAGTATGTTCTTGCTTTGAGACAGCTAGAGGTTCAGTATAGGAACAACCCTGAACTCCTCGAGGAAAAGTCCAGGCAGCTTTATGAGAACCTGATGGAGAGGTATGGATTGACGGGCAATTTTGTCCAGGATGTAGCGACCTGGACTGTGAAGCTGATAAAGAGTAATATAACTTTCGACTTTGGAGTGACTCAGTATTCTTACATAGGTGGTACTAACGTCATAGGGGATATACTCCTGCTCGCCATGAAAAATACGGCCATACTTTTCCTGACAGCCACACTGATAACCTTCGCTATAGGTATTATACTGGGCTTCCAGATGGCTAGGAAGCCTGGAAGCATATTCGACAGGGGTCTCTCAGTCTTCGGCATGATAAGCTGGAGCTTCCCCACATGGTGGGTCGCCATAATCATGATACTGATATTCTCCTTCTACCTCCGCCTATTCCCGGCGCAGGCCCAGTACGTCTACTTCGAGCTGAGCAAGCTGCCTCCCGACTTGCCGCTCTTCGAGAAGATAGTGGAGCAGGCGAAAATATGGCTTAAGTATATGACCATGCCTGTCATGACAATAGTTCTCGTCAGCTTCGGCGGAGCATCCTACCTCATAAGGAACATAGTACTGGGTATTCTGCAGGAGGATTTCGTCACCGCCGCCAGGGCGAGGGGGCTACCGGAGAGGCGGGTCATATACGGCCACGTCCTTAGGACTAGCAGCCCCCCCATAGTCACATACCTTGCCCTCAGCATAGTCGGAGCCTTCGGCGGCGCCATTATAACCGAGGCGGTCTTCGGCTGGCCAGGCATGGGGCTAGTCTACTGGATCGCTATACAGCAGAGCGACGCCAAAGTGCTGGTCGCCAGCACATGGGTTCTGACAGTCTTCTTCATACTGACAATCCTTATATTGGACTTTATCTACAGCCTGTTGGACCCGAGGGTGAGGACTGGCGCAACATAA
- a CDS encoding ABC transporter substrate-binding protein has protein sequence MRTSLARILIAAVMIAIFILPSIPLVTLASAQAGQPVETITFKTVTDMTADIVEVGSGNADIFLWSQPLKNYLDIPQDVMANIDLIPSSSTFTALAINLASNIYDSTKQGEIVVKVNGPGDYETIQGVQIPGLVYKNSLDAFGSNWVDITQVDPNDRNIEFNPFGVKKIRQALQLIVDRSFLVNGIYQGSANPMLTAIRSGHPAYEWVADIPEELGVTSVADVATAQQLMEEAINELNQIYAEYGYQLVFKDDPLAPGGKWLYFVYPDGTEVPVEVNFLIRVEDERLDSGRQIANWIESYLWIKVNRIERTRTIVTPLVYGINPIQTSDTIGGRLWHLYTEGWVSVTDDPIYWARYDVAFFYAPLRGYGPNHRVQDWWFWFNPEMYELGYKLYFGNYTPDQVDQLREDIRTLTRLGLEEVPRVFLTENLEFFPINKNRVTGLIFGTTTGLWSMWGIRTSRTVDGNLTVIEFSAAGALFLSPWNPVLGFTDIYSEVIRYQVADFGMYAHPVTGIPVPIRESWNVEVNPDGIPVPDDAMVYDPVENKWITVGEAKAQGKDYIPGVGSVVSEGAQASAKVTFDFVLGKWHDGTDMTLADILGVLAFYYEWAFDDSQITGQPDPYYDSEIDGAVTGTLELIYGIKIVDEDTIEVYTPYLDVDPALIASTIDMWVWTPLHMIIALEKAVVEDPGGTNYGWTDREATGEIAVDLLKHPDVIAQMASELVGQPEALKYVNGLNLLSQSDMDARLQAYVNFINEKGHAVVFNGPFMVESYDPNANVMELVFFEDYPLGKGFIPPQLLEVTRNNVYGTIETAPPTTTTETTPTETTTTETTTTETETTPTETTPAQTVVITKTVEKTVTQVQTETVTKTQVETQTETVTATTTVTTGVSTTVLAAIIILIILAAAAFFYLRRQG, from the coding sequence ATGAGAACCAGTTTAGCAAGAATACTCATAGCAGCGGTCATGATAGCCATATTCATCCTACCCTCAATCCCGCTGGTCACGCTCGCGTCAGCACAAGCCGGCCAGCCTGTTGAGACGATAACGTTCAAGACAGTCACCGACATGACGGCCGATATCGTCGAGGTTGGAAGCGGAAACGCCGACATCTTCCTCTGGAGCCAGCCCCTGAAGAACTACCTCGACATACCGCAGGACGTTATGGCCAACATAGACCTTATACCCAGCAGCTCCACCTTCACAGCCCTCGCAATAAACCTGGCGAGCAACATTTACGACTCCACGAAGCAGGGGGAGATAGTTGTTAAGGTCAACGGCCCCGGAGACTATGAGACTATACAGGGAGTCCAGATACCCGGGCTGGTTTACAAGAACTCTCTCGACGCGTTCGGCAGCAACTGGGTCGATATAACCCAGGTCGACCCCAACGACAGGAACATAGAGTTCAACCCCTTCGGCGTCAAGAAGATAAGGCAGGCCCTCCAGCTGATAGTCGATAGGAGCTTCCTCGTTAACGGCATCTACCAGGGCAGCGCCAACCCCATGCTGACGGCCATAAGGTCAGGCCACCCGGCCTACGAGTGGGTGGCCGACATACCCGAGGAACTCGGCGTCACCAGCGTCGCTGACGTAGCCACGGCCCAGCAGCTAATGGAGGAGGCGATAAACGAGCTTAACCAGATCTACGCCGAGTACGGATACCAGCTGGTGTTCAAGGACGACCCACTAGCCCCTGGAGGCAAGTGGCTGTACTTCGTCTACCCCGACGGGACTGAGGTGCCAGTCGAGGTAAACTTCCTGATAAGGGTTGAGGACGAGAGGCTAGACAGCGGCAGGCAGATCGCCAACTGGATCGAGAGCTACCTATGGATAAAGGTGAACAGGATAGAGAGGACCAGAACCATAGTCACCCCGCTAGTCTACGGTATAAACCCGATACAGACTAGCGACACCATCGGAGGCAGGCTATGGCACCTATACACCGAGGGCTGGGTCTCCGTAACAGACGACCCAATATACTGGGCTAGGTACGACGTAGCATTCTTCTACGCACCACTCAGGGGCTACGGGCCAAACCACAGAGTGCAGGACTGGTGGTTCTGGTTCAACCCAGAGATGTACGAGCTAGGCTACAAGCTGTACTTCGGCAACTACACACCCGACCAGGTGGACCAGCTGAGAGAGGACATCAGGACCCTGACGAGGCTTGGCCTCGAGGAAGTACCTAGGGTGTTCCTGACGGAGAACCTCGAGTTCTTCCCCATAAACAAGAACAGGGTTACAGGACTGATTTTCGGCACCACAACGGGCCTCTGGAGCATGTGGGGCATTAGAACTTCGAGGACTGTTGATGGCAACTTAACGGTGATAGAGTTCAGCGCCGCGGGAGCGCTATTCCTGAGCCCGTGGAACCCTGTGCTAGGCTTCACAGACATATACAGCGAGGTAATCAGGTACCAGGTCGCTGACTTTGGAATGTACGCTCACCCCGTTACGGGCATACCAGTGCCGATAAGGGAGAGCTGGAACGTCGAGGTCAACCCAGACGGTATACCAGTGCCGGATGACGCCATGGTCTACGACCCCGTTGAGAACAAGTGGATCACCGTTGGTGAGGCTAAGGCGCAGGGCAAGGACTACATACCAGGCGTGGGCAGCGTAGTCTCCGAGGGAGCACAGGCCTCCGCCAAGGTTACGTTCGACTTCGTCCTGGGCAAGTGGCACGACGGCACAGACATGACGCTTGCAGACATACTTGGAGTGCTAGCATTCTACTATGAGTGGGCGTTCGACGACAGCCAGATAACAGGCCAGCCCGACCCGTACTACGACTCCGAGATAGACGGTGCAGTAACGGGAACACTAGAGCTGATATACGGTATTAAGATAGTTGACGAGGACACGATAGAGGTTTACACGCCCTACCTGGACGTCGACCCGGCTCTGATAGCCTCCACGATAGACATGTGGGTATGGACACCCCTACACATGATAATAGCTCTCGAGAAGGCTGTTGTCGAGGATCCGGGAGGCACCAACTACGGCTGGACCGATAGGGAGGCGACTGGCGAGATAGCAGTCGACCTCCTCAAGCACCCAGACGTGATAGCCCAGATGGCTTCAGAGCTGGTGGGCCAGCCCGAGGCGCTGAAGTACGTGAACGGCCTTAACCTGCTGAGCCAGAGCGACATGGACGCTAGGCTGCAGGCCTACGTGAACTTCATAAACGAGAAGGGCCACGCCGTCGTGTTCAACGGTCCGTTTATGGTGGAGAGCTACGACCCCAACGCCAACGTTATGGAGCTAGTCTTCTTCGAGGACTACCCGCTAGGCAAGGGCTTCATACCGCCACAGCTACTGGAGGTAACCAGGAATAACGTCTACGGCACCATAGAGACAGCCCCGCCGACCACCACAACAGAGACCACTCCGACAGAGACGACAACCACCGAGACCACCACAACAGAGACCGAGACTACTCCGACCGAAACAACACCTGCCCAGACAGTGGTTATAACCAAGACAGTGGAGAAGACTGTAACCCAGGTCCAGACGGAGACTGTTACGAAGACCCAGGTCGAGACGCAGACCGAGACCGTAACCGCCACTACGACAGTGACTACAGGCGTCAGCACTACTGTGCTCGCCGCAATAATAATACTGATAATACTGGCTGCAGCAGCGTTCTTCTACCTCAGGAGACAAGGCTAA
- a CDS encoding CBS domain-containing protein has product MESELCLNISLDPSTPISSIIDSVGVAHHVVYVDSGATVADAVEKCIKEGCEFIIVKGREGEFAVSISDAVKSYSREKTAAELREEALFEASGNASIQKVITVLLASGKPGVAVKEGGRIVSIVALRLVSKLLSLEIDVEELRGAD; this is encoded by the coding sequence ATGGAGAGCGAGCTTTGCCTCAACATCTCGCTAGACCCCTCTACACCCATATCGTCCATAATAGATAGTGTAGGGGTTGCACACCACGTGGTATACGTGGATTCAGGCGCTACGGTAGCAGATGCAGTGGAGAAGTGCATTAAGGAGGGGTGCGAGTTCATTATAGTGAAGGGCAGGGAGGGCGAGTTCGCTGTCAGTATTAGCGATGCTGTCAAGAGCTATAGCAGGGAGAAGACCGCCGCAGAGCTTAGGGAGGAAGCCCTCTTTGAAGCCAGCGGGAATGCGAGCATACAGAAGGTAATAACAGTTCTCCTGGCGAGCGGCAAGCCAGGGGTCGCTGTTAAGGAGGGGGGGAGGATAGTCAGCATCGTCGCTCTGAGGCTCGTCTCAAAGCTGTTGTCGCTGGAGATAGACGTTGAGGAGCTTAGGGGGGCCGATTAG
- a CDS encoding pyridoxal-phosphate dependent enzyme → MALADISGYLDVLDSVRGFSYLENAREVLRSGEARCLGNPRSEPEYVKALYVIGASRIPVGDGCSHTLEELGVFDISVPGEMVFPSPLDFFERGKPTPLVRSRLQLPNGVRVWLKLEWYNPFSLSVKDRPAVEIISRLSRRVEKGSLVADATSSNFGVALSAVARLYGYRARVYLPGAAEEFGKLLPRLLGAQVIVDPEAPSTVHLLPRVMKDSKNEGFVHVNQFYNDANFEAHMRGTAREIFVQSRRGGLALRGVAGSLGTSGHMSAAAFYLQSVDPSIRAVLVQPAQGDSIPGIRRVETGMLWINMLDISYTLAEVTLEEAMEAVVEVARSDGLVIGPSGGAAVKALAKKAAEGDLEPGDYVVVVPDTGFKYLSLVQNALEGAGDSV, encoded by the coding sequence GTGGCCCTCGCCGACATAAGTGGTTACCTGGACGTCCTCGACTCAGTTAGGGGGTTTTCCTATCTGGAAAACGCGAGGGAGGTCCTGAGGAGCGGAGAGGCTAGATGCCTAGGAAACCCCCGCAGCGAGCCGGAGTATGTTAAGGCGCTCTACGTTATAGGCGCGTCCAGAATACCGGTAGGGGATGGTTGCAGCCACACTCTAGAAGAGCTCGGGGTATTCGATATCAGCGTGCCCGGCGAGATGGTGTTCCCATCGCCCCTAGACTTCTTTGAAAGGGGGAAGCCCACCCCCCTGGTGAGGTCCCGCCTCCAGCTGCCAAACGGCGTCAGGGTCTGGCTGAAGCTCGAATGGTACAATCCCTTCAGCCTCAGCGTTAAGGATAGGCCCGCGGTGGAAATCATATCTAGGCTCTCGAGGAGGGTGGAGAAGGGCTCGCTGGTTGCAGACGCCACCTCGTCCAACTTCGGTGTAGCACTCTCGGCCGTGGCGAGGCTCTACGGCTATAGAGCGCGGGTCTACCTGCCCGGGGCTGCAGAGGAGTTCGGAAAGCTCCTCCCCAGGCTTCTAGGGGCTCAGGTTATTGTAGACCCCGAGGCGCCATCGACCGTTCACCTCCTACCCAGGGTGATGAAGGACTCCAAGAACGAGGGGTTCGTTCACGTGAACCAGTTCTACAACGACGCTAACTTCGAGGCCCACATGAGGGGGACTGCAAGGGAGATATTCGTCCAGTCGCGCAGGGGAGGGCTAGCCCTTAGGGGGGTCGCCGGGAGTCTAGGGACGTCGGGCCATATGTCGGCAGCGGCTTTCTACCTTCAGAGCGTCGACCCAAGCATTAGAGCTGTGTTAGTGCAGCCCGCACAGGGAGATTCCATACCTGGTATAAGGAGGGTTGAGACGGGCATGCTCTGGATAAACATGCTCGACATAAGCTATACCCTCGCCGAGGTAACGCTGGAGGAGGCGATGGAGGCCGTCGTAGAGGTGGCCAGGAGCGACGGGCTAGTCATCGGGCCCTCCGGCGGGGCAGCGGTGAAGGCCCTGGCTAAGAAAGCGGCGGAAGGGGATCTGGAGCCGGGAGACTACGTGGTCGTAGTGCCAGACACGGGGTTCAAGTACCTAAGTCTCGTGCAGAATGCGCTGGAAGGAGCCGGAGACTCGGTCTAG
- a CDS encoding acyl-CoA dehydrogenase family protein — MFDGRPTLSFQGISFPIAEAAMELEAARLLVYKAAWMADRIYVERGGP; from the coding sequence TTGTTCGACGGCCGGCCTACATTATCCTTCCAAGGCATAAGCTTCCCGATAGCAGAGGCTGCAATGGAGCTTGAAGCCGCCCGCCTACTAGTTTACAAGGCTGCGTGGATGGCTGACAGGATATACGTGGAGAGAGGCGGGCCTTAA
- a CDS encoding acyl-CoA/acyl-ACP dehydrogenase: MENVIGEENRGFYVAMEGFNLAGILVAAANIGAAR; encoded by the coding sequence GTGGAGAACGTTATAGGCGAGGAGAATAGGGGCTTCTACGTAGCCATGGAAGGCTTCAACCTGGCCGGGATCCTTGTGGCAGCAGCAAACATAGGAGCCGCAAGATAG
- a CDS encoding PIN domain-containing protein, with protein sequence MPAGLDTNILIYAMDNKAGEKHEKAVEVIEQALKHPTEYIVSSQVLAETIYAVKRKYPAATPLAQTLAYTLTRTLRVVHYTHLEVLQASQSPPRYFWDRLLAYTYLNNGADRIITEDEKPYRGILKTIDPFR encoded by the coding sequence ATGCCAGCAGGACTCGATACTAACATACTAATCTACGCAATGGATAACAAAGCAGGAGAGAAGCATGAGAAAGCAGTAGAGGTAATAGAACAGGCTCTAAAACATCCGACGGAGTACATCGTCTCCTCCCAAGTGCTGGCCGAGACCATATACGCGGTAAAAAGAAAGTACCCGGCAGCTACTCCACTTGCACAAACACTCGCCTACACGCTCACAAGGACACTACGTGTAGTCCACTACACCCACCTTGAAGTGCTACAGGCCTCACAATCACCTCCACGCTACTTTTGGGATAGACTCCTCGCCTACACATACCTAAACAACGGTGCAGACAGGATCATCACAGAAGACGAGAAACCCTACAGGGGAATACTCAAGACGATAGATCCCTTCAGGTAA
- a CDS encoding acylphosphatase, with the protein MEGVPSVRDSLVRARILVRGVVQGVFFRASMREEALRLGLSGWVRNLPDGESVEAVVEGRGDAVERIICWCLRGPPAARVRELRVELEPYKGEFRGFEIRY; encoded by the coding sequence GTGGAGGGAGTTCCCAGTGTTAGGGATAGCCTTGTTAGGGCTAGGATCCTTGTTAGGGGTGTTGTGCAGGGAGTGTTCTTCAGGGCTAGCATGAGGGAGGAGGCCCTGCGGCTGGGGCTCTCCGGGTGGGTTAGAAACCTTCCTGACGGGGAGAGTGTTGAGGCCGTGGTGGAGGGTAGGGGGGATGCTGTGGAGAGGATTATATGCTGGTGCCTCCGAGGTCCTCCAGCGGCGAGAGTCAGGGAGCTGAGGGTCGAGTTGGAGCCCTATAAGGGGGAGTTCAGGGGTTTTGAGATAAGATATTGA